The Helicoverpa armigera isolate CAAS_96S chromosome 25, ASM3070526v1, whole genome shotgun sequence genome has a window encoding:
- the LOC110379514 gene encoding uncharacterized protein LOC110379514, translating into MVKYNVLFAATIAISLAVASSLPSPTAADDDDDDDDTTQQSRADADDDGRIYKNPRNSPSAQCPRDEEQATLLGQKCLRKCSSDEDCKSKKKKCLCDGACGMSCIKPDRECPELTQPEIGKVTLTGRLFGDKAVYSCPHGYHVVGLQSRSCQADGKWAGQPPACKENIYCLQPPTIEHARHSALPEQATFDLDATVQYNCHTGYVTNGFPRAKCLAIDGQASWYGPDISCEPRSCGEPGDVPHGWVTADCHTFGCRAVVQCGQGFELVGKAERYCQADGAWAPKELPTCVLVTQVQCPPPEAPRHGKAVYTSCAYNSVVSYECKYGYRLVGDATRRCGADKKWSGGQPMCKEINCGHPGQLWNGWLENISSGTGLGASIIFRCQDGMKMEGNGSAICQSDGTWSHPLPMCLAPCVVPHVSQGRVVLVENKTGDNSTHEGNTQIVGSSTMVQHGEIIVVDCEKNYEFPSSNAAVTCNNGTWTQIPRCQPARCKKMPKFPRNGMVIAPKTEHGMKARFRCKDGYELRGNPIVVCSFGVWSGDTPKCEEVFCPFPGYIENGKVLLVGNMGLYDYRPYVKKVVNNKQIMYECEKGYVLSEGPPGATCVGGHWSPRELPKCTLYQHPRIRWSRRRRSIPDPEIRHRRSTYLRQYYNNLHRQPDPSQQYLNQLYDKYNHGTSKPTLRHANFKIMKKFDFEEDIEPPTSVEKNDENFPTAVYTIYNVHGEPVGHRLYSYQPVYEPEQDDIVHEDTSEYENSDEEDDDLSHITVLKGGMFGEHSSDNNAENINKLKHEYFERYVDKRRKRFLNKSSEETKKDLTMEIESDHDDDEKDDMLEPEENVKREVNFELEGDESKIVPVTKLPPEVTSKVRIKRGFNNEEFDTNNWTFKPTTEDLEFNNEISVDSLKVVPLSKAPSPNSSEQSSEMLVIPLKPTVTMDSKLVKDINKEEAVVPLQYNNTNSTEVDNILDKREKRTSRKTDRLNQTTATIPKTGREGKGGRRQQAATTGEEQETDGKDLAEGGSAQNSTEKGKKGRPKSPCEPIESEPYVNIEIVKYGRDPNNTFSSGTIVRVACGKGYGLNLETNATAKCVRGRWKPEKPKCEILPCHVPSTEYGIYTMAADAGHPMTASQVLGSNLQDEKELNETDPVPNGQVVHFSCEYGYNVQGPTNLRCWLGEWAVTSMPECVAAPCELPLLHGATYEAGYRAGLTVAHASSVNIACEPGRSPPATLNCHLGRLQPTVHDFCRPLANLTRPRPTSEYQSGSDIVREDISELEPDIDPTTNTDCGPPARVQGTLIYRDGAEVNSSLGVEGYPHGTEITFRCIASIMGEKTTWKLICEQGNWVGKSFNCEELEAQNEELMNNNSCTFENDEPNVVAFYNDMQITEVVDFPAGAMITSRCSDIGKYAMTGSQTRKCIGGSWDGVKPSCFGLNQQMDYAMEKRPTILFRHSNGPIAQTNDGKLLVYPGTILHMECLWMRRFGNPKWNVTHNNPDSERKYLEGWTTDPGRDSALEYRLSIINAVKEDSGIYRCETPARQSHQVEIIVEDVHCPPLPIRRGLVASGLGTRLGTEIRFHCANGNALLGAHTLVCRASGNWSAPLPVCESVECGEVIHDTPLGEGERRPRVAVVSRGVGGRAAFSCAPGWALRGAPETVCLPAADWAKPFPVCREVSCPALPPPTSGYVLGRAPYRAGDVLQFHCNPEHTLHGRPILVCQDSGRWSDKPPTCAQACTYPGTTISGRMSSVKFYYKIGETITFTCEPGYRLKGAPMLRCLKNRKWSNAIPLCTPNTNYTSSDTVAMFNGDIDAMLSDPPADILRTRESPAILSPESYKAAVTRAAVSRLLRRGPIENYRNRVYRVNRLLRRDTER; encoded by the exons GGCGGTATATTCGTGCCCACACGGATACCACGTGGTCGGTCTTCAGAGCCGCAGCTGTCAAGCGGATGGCAAGTGGGCTGGACAGCCACCAGCCTGCAAGGAGAaca TCTACTGCCTGCAGCCGCCGACCATAGAACACGCTCGTCACTCCGCCCTACCTGAACAGGCCACCTTCGACCTTGACGCCACGGTGCAGTACAACTGTCACACTGGATATGTGACCAATGGCTTCCCAAGAGCTAAGTGCTTGGCGATAGATGGGCAGGCCTCGTGGTATGGACCTGATATTAGCTGTGAAC CCCGTTCCTGTGGCGAGCCTGGCGACGTCCCTCACGGCTGGGTGACAGCTGACTGCCACACCTTCGGGTGTCGAGCAGTAGTCCAGTGCGGGCAAGGGTTCGAGCTGGTCGGCAAAGCAGAACGCTACTGCCAAGCTGATGGAGCGTGGGCACCCAAGGAGTTACCCACCTGCGTCC TGGTCACGCAGGTGCAGTGCCCGCCGCCCGAGGCGCCTCGCCACGGCAAGGCAGTGTACACGTCTTGCGCGTACAATTCTGTCGTGTCGTACGAATGCAAGTATGGATACCGGCTCGTGGGAGATGCGACGAGACGATGTGGCGCTGACAAGAAGTGGTCTGGTGGACAGCCGATGTGCAAag AAATAAACTGCGGCCATCCCGGTCAGCTCTGGAACGGTTGGCTGGAGAACATCTCTTCAGGAACAGGACTGGGAGCCTCTATCATCTTCAGGTGTCAGGATGGCATGAAGATGGAGGGCAACGGATCTGCTATCTGTCAGAGTGATGGTACTTGGAGTCATCCGCTACCAATGTGTTTGG CACCATGCGTAGTGCCCCATGTATCACAAGGTCGGGTGGTGCTGGTGGAGAACAAGACTGGAGACAACAGCACTCACGAAGGCAACACTCAGATCGTTGGCAGCTCTACAATGGTGCAGCATG GTGAGATAATAGTAGTGGACTGCGAGAAGAACTACGAGTTTCCATCGAGCAATGCTGCTgtgacatgtaacaatggaacTTGGACGCAGATACCAAGATGTCAGCCAGCAAG ATGCAAAAAAATGCCGAAATTTCCTCGCAACGGAATGGTGATAGCTCCTAAGACGGAACATGGCATGAAAGCTAGATTCCGCTGCAAGGATGGGTACGAGTTGAGAGGGAACCCCATCGTTGTATGTTCTTTTGGAGTCTGGAGTGGAGATACGCCGAagtgtgaggaag tgtTCTGCCCATTCCCCGGCTACATAGAAAATGGTAAAGTCCTACTAGTCGGTAATATGGGCTTATACGACTATCGACCATACGTGAAAAAG GTGgttaacaataaacaaataatgtacGAGTGTGAGAAAGGATATGTACTATCTGAGGGTCCACCGGGTGCTACTTGCGTCGGTGGTCACTGGAGTCCGAGGGAACTGCCCAA GTGCACACTCTACCAGCATCCTCGTATTCGCTGGAGTCGCAGACGCCGTTCCATCCCAGACCCAGAAATTCGTCATCGACGATCGACGTACCTCCGGCAGTATTACAACAATCTCCACCGCCAACCAGATCCGTCCCAACAGTACTTAAACCAACTCTACGATAAATATAATCATGGTACTTCAAAACCTACACTAAGACATgcaaactttaaaattatgaagAAGTTTGATTTCGAAGAAGATATCGAACCACCAACAAGTGTTGAAAAGAATGACGAAAACTTCCCAACTGCTGTGTACACTATTTATAATGTTCATGGAGAACCTGTTGGTCATAGGTTGTATTCCTATCAACCTGTGTATGAACCAGAACAAGATGACATAGTACATGAAGATACATCAGAGTATGAAAATTCTGATGAAGAAGACGATGATCTTTCGCATATAACAGTACTAAAAGGTGGAATGTTTGGAGAGCATAGTTCTGATAATAAtgctgaaaatattaataaactaaaacaCGAGTATTTTGAAAGGTATGTGGATAAGCGACGTAAAAGATTCCTCAATAAAAGTTCTGAGGAGACCAAAAAGGACCTAACTATGGAGATAGAGAGTGATCATGACGATGATGAAAAAGATGATATGTTAGAACCAGAAGAAAATGTTAAAAGAGAAGTAAATTTTGAGTTGGAAGGTGATGAAAGCAAAATTGTTCCTGTAACAAAACTGCCGCCTGAAGTAACTTCTAAAGTTAGAATTAAACGTGGATTCAATAACGAAGAGTTTGATACAAACAATTGGACTTTTAAACCAACTACGGAGGACTTGGAATTTAATAATGAGATAAGTGTAGATTCATTGAAAGTTGTTCCTTTGTCAAAGGCGCCTAGTCCTAATAGTTCTGAACAAAGTAGTGAAATGTTAGTAATACCATTAAAACCTACAGTTACCATGGATAGCAAGTTggttaaagatattaataaagaaGAGGCAGTGGTACCTTTACAGTATAACAATACGAATTCAACAGAAGTCGATAATATTTTGGACAAACGTGAAAAGAGGACGAGTAGGAAAACTGACAGACTTAACCAAACTACAGCTACTATACCTAAAAC aGGCAGAGAAGGTAAAGGCGGTAGACGCCAGCAAGCAGCCACAACAGGAGAAGAACAAGAAACAGATGGGAAAGACCTGGCTGAAGGAGGCAGTGCGCAGAACTCCACTGAAAAAGGAAAGAAAGGACGCCCCAAGAGTCCCTGCGAACCTATTGAGAGCGAACCTTATGTTAATATTGAGATTGTCAAGTATGGACGGGATCCTAATAATACGTTTAGCTCAG gcaCCATAGTACGTGTAGCTTGCGGTAAAGGTTACGGATTGAATTTAGAAACAAACGCCACAGCAAAGTGTGTTCGGGGACGATGGAAACCTGAGAAGCCTAAATGTGAAATAC TGCCCTGCCATGTACCATCAACGGAGTACGGAATCTACACAATGGCCGCCGATGCTGGTCATCCGATGACAGCGAGTCAAGTGTTAGGGTCTAACCTACAAGATGAGAAGGAACTTAATGAAACTGATCCAGTACCTAATGGTCAGGTCGTGCATTTCTCTTGTGAATATGG ATACAATGTGCAAGGACCGACGAATCTGCGATGCTGGCTTGGAGAATGGGCTGTGACCAGCATGCCCGAATGTGTAGCAG CTCCCTGCGAACTCCCCTTACTTCACGGCGCTACATACGAGGCAGGGTACCGAGCAGGACTGACAGTCGCCCACGCCTCTTCCGTGAACATAGCTTGTGAACCTGGCAGATCACCTCCGGCTACCCTCAACTGTCATCTAGGAAGACTGCAGCCTACCGTCCATGACTTCTGTAGACCTTTAG CAAATCTAACCCGTCCACGGCCAACATCAGAATATCAGAGTGGTTCAGACATCGTCAGGGAAGACATTTCAGAACTAGAGCCTGATATCGACCCTACCACTAACACCGACTGTGGACCACCAGCGAG GGTCCAGGGTACGCTGATATACCGGGATGGGGCTGAAGTCAACAGTTCCCTGGGGGTGGAAGGCTATCCCCATGGCACTGAGATCACCTTCAGATGCATAGCTTCCATCATGGGGGAGAAAACTACTTGGAAACTGATCTGTGAGCAGGGGAACTGGGTTGGCAAGAGTTTTAATTGTG AAGAACTAGAAGCTCAAAATGAAGAGCTAATGAACAACAACAGCTGCACTTTTGAGAACGATGAGCCGAATGTAGTAGCTTTCTACAACGACATGCAAATCACAGAAGTGGTTGACTTCCCAGCTGGTGCTATGATAACATCCAG ATGTAGTGATATCGGCAAATATGCCATGACAGGATCACAAACGCGGAAATGTATCGGCGGTTCATGGGATGGCGTCAAACCATCATGCTTCGGACTCAACCAACAAATGGACTACGCCA TGGAGAAGCGGCCAACGATTCTATTCCGTCACTCAAACGGTCCGATAGCGCAGACCAACGATGGCAAACTCCTGGTATACCCTGGCACCATACTGCACATGGAGTGCTTGTGGATGAGGAGGTTCGGCAACCCCAAGTGGAATGTCACGCATAATAATCCTGA TTCTGAACGCAAGTACCTGGAAGGCTGGACGACAGACCCTGGACGGGATAGTGCCCTGGAGTACAGGCTGAGCATCATCAATGCTGTGAAGGAAGACTCTGGAATATACCGCTGTGAGACTCCTGCAAGGCAGAGCCATCAGGTCGAGATTATAGTTGAAG ACGTGCATTGTCCGCCACTGCCAATCCGGCGCGGGCTGGTAGCAAGCGGTCTGGGTACGCGACTGGGCACGGAGATCCGCTTCCATTGTGCTAATGGCAACGCACTGCTCGGTGCGCATACATTGGTCTGCCGCGCCTCAGGGAACTGGAGTGCACCGCTGCCTGTTTGTGAGA GTGTTGAATGTGGTGAAGTGATCCACGACACGCCTCTAGGGGAGGGGGAGCGAAGACCACGCGTCGCCGTGGTGTCGCGAGGAGTTGGCGGCAGAGCTGCCTTCTCATGTGCCCCGGGCTGGGCTCTCCGAGGTGCCCCTGAGACCGTGTGTCTGCCAGCCGCTGATTGGGCGAAACCTTTCCCAGTTTGTCGAG AGGTATCCTGCCCAGCCCTCCCGCCGCCCACTTCAGGCTACGTGCTCGGCAGAGCGCCGTACCGAGCTGGTGACGTGCTCCAGTTCCACTGCAACCCTGAGCACACGCTGCACGGGAGACCCATCCTGGTGTGCCAGGACAGCGGCCGATGGAGTGATAAGCCGCCTACGT GTGCTCAAGCATGCACATACCCTGGCACCACGATATCAGGGCGCATGTCTTCCGTGAAGTTCTACTACAAGATCGGCGAGACCATCACGTTCACCTGTGAGCCTGGGTATCGGCTGAAGGGAGCTCCCATGCTTAGGTGTTTGAA AAACAGAAAGTGGTCAAACGCGATCCCCCTCTGCACTCCCAACACAAACTACACATCATCAGACACAGTCGCCATGTTTAACGGCGACATCGACGCCATGCTGTCCGACCCGCCGGCAGACATCTTGCGGACGCGGGAGTCTCCCGCCATTTTGTCGCCAGAGAGCTACAAGGCAGCTGTCACTAGAGCTGCCGTGTCCAGACTTCTGCGAAGAGGACCTATCGAGAACTACAGGAATCGAGTATACAGAGTGAATCGATTACTAAGGAGGGACACTGAGAGATAA